From a region of the Monodelphis domestica isolate mMonDom1 chromosome 8, mMonDom1.pri, whole genome shotgun sequence genome:
- the LOC100013458 gene encoding inosine-uridine preferring nucleoside hydrolase-like isoform X3 has translation MEKKLLLVDVDAGVDDAAALMIALAAPNVEILGITCCFGNTEVENVCKNVLRVLKKCHHLQIPVYQGASSPLLNTMKNDYFYGTDGLGDVPDAEAPGLDRVQHEHAVAAMIRIISERPNQVTLVATGPLTNLALAVKMDPKFPKKIKNMSIMGGNMYSRGNIDICAEFNFAADPEAAYIVLNEYTCPTFITTWEFACLHAVPWEFYEKCTSQDSEKARFLKEIYAVTTEIQKRPIPKLRALYRKPGFVSCDSVAMAIAVDPNVVTESIFCPVSVELTGSHTRGMLVLDMDDALKKENKVSIAKELDMEKFKSLLLAALK, from the exons ATGGAAAAGAAATTACTGTTGGTTGATGTGGATGCTGGCGTGGACGATGCTGCTGCCTTAATGATAGCCCTGGCGGCCCCGAATGTTGAGATCCTGGGGATCACGTGCTGTTTCGGGAATACTGAAGTGGAAAATGTGTGTAAAAATGTCCTTCGGGTGTTAAAAAAGTGCCACCATTTGCAG ATTCCAGTTTACCAGGGTGCTTCATCCCCTCTGCTTAATACAATGAAAAATGATTATTTCTATGGAACAGATGGCTTAGGGGATGTACCCGATGCTGAGGCTCCAGGACTGGACCGAGTACAGCATGAACATGCTGTGGCTGCCATGATCAGGATCATCAGTGAGAGGCCTAACCAG GTAACTCTGGTCGCCACTGGGCCTTTGACTAATCTAGCTCTGGCAGTGAAAATGGACCCCAAGTTtcctaagaaaattaaaaatatgtctATAATGGGAGGCAATATGTACT CAAGAGGAAACATTGATATCTGTGCAGAATTCAATTTCGCAGCAGACCCAGAGGCAGCTTACATCGTCTTAAATGAATATACTTGTCCGACTTTTATTACAACCTGGGAATTTGCATGTTTGCACGCTGTGCCTTGG gAGTTTTATGAGAAGTGTACTTCCCAGGACAGTGAAAAAGCCAGATTTTTGAAAGAAATCTATGCGGTCACCACAGAAATTCAAAAGCGCCCCATTCCCAAGTTAAGAGCTCTCTACCGGAAACCAGGATTTGTGTCCTGTGATTCCGTTGCCATGGCGATCGCGGTGGATCCGAACGTGGTCACGGAATCCATCTTCTGCCCTGTGTCGGTGGAGCTGACTGGCTCCCACACGCGGGGCATGCTGGTTTTGGACATGGACGATGCgctgaagaaagaaaacaaagtttcAATCGCAAAAGAGTTGGATATGGAAAAATTCAAAAGTCTGCTGCTCGCGGCTCTGAAATAg
- the LOC100013458 gene encoding inosine-uridine preferring nucleoside hydrolase-like isoform X2, whose translation MFLRLMRPVLCSWKAGGSRWRLACLRGSKTVPAMEKKLLLVDVDAGVDDAAALMIALAAPNVEILGITCCFGNTEVENVCKNVLRVLKKCHHLQIPVYQGASSPLLNTMKNDYFYGTDGLGDVPDAEAPGLDRVQHEHAVAAMIRIISERPNQVTLVATGPLTNLALAVKMDPKFPKKIKNMSIMGGNMYSRGNIDICAEFNFAADPEAAYIVLNEYTCPTFITTWEFACLHAVPWEFYEKCTSQDSEKARFLKEIYAVTTEIQKRPIPKLRALYRKPGFVSCDSVAMAIAVDPNVVTESIFCPVSVELTGSHTRGMLVLDMDDALKKENKVSIAKELDMEKFKSLLLAALK comes from the exons ATGTTCCTCCGCCTTATGCGGCCGGTGCTCTGCTCCTGGAAAGCTGGGGGGTCCCGGTGGCGGCTGGCTTGCCTGCGTGGCTCGAAGACAG TACCAGCAATGGAAAAGAAATTACTGTTGGTTGATGTGGATGCTGGCGTGGACGATGCTGCTGCCTTAATGATAGCCCTGGCGGCCCCGAATGTTGAGATCCTGGGGATCACGTGCTGTTTCGGGAATACTGAAGTGGAAAATGTGTGTAAAAATGTCCTTCGGGTGTTAAAAAAGTGCCACCATTTGCAG ATTCCAGTTTACCAGGGTGCTTCATCCCCTCTGCTTAATACAATGAAAAATGATTATTTCTATGGAACAGATGGCTTAGGGGATGTACCCGATGCTGAGGCTCCAGGACTGGACCGAGTACAGCATGAACATGCTGTGGCTGCCATGATCAGGATCATCAGTGAGAGGCCTAACCAG GTAACTCTGGTCGCCACTGGGCCTTTGACTAATCTAGCTCTGGCAGTGAAAATGGACCCCAAGTTtcctaagaaaattaaaaatatgtctATAATGGGAGGCAATATGTACT CAAGAGGAAACATTGATATCTGTGCAGAATTCAATTTCGCAGCAGACCCAGAGGCAGCTTACATCGTCTTAAATGAATATACTTGTCCGACTTTTATTACAACCTGGGAATTTGCATGTTTGCACGCTGTGCCTTGG gAGTTTTATGAGAAGTGTACTTCCCAGGACAGTGAAAAAGCCAGATTTTTGAAAGAAATCTATGCGGTCACCACAGAAATTCAAAAGCGCCCCATTCCCAAGTTAAGAGCTCTCTACCGGAAACCAGGATTTGTGTCCTGTGATTCCGTTGCCATGGCGATCGCGGTGGATCCGAACGTGGTCACGGAATCCATCTTCTGCCCTGTGTCGGTGGAGCTGACTGGCTCCCACACGCGGGGCATGCTGGTTTTGGACATGGACGATGCgctgaagaaagaaaacaaagtttcAATCGCAAAAGAGTTGGATATGGAAAAATTCAAAAGTCTGCTGCTCGCGGCTCTGAAATAg
- the LOC100013458 gene encoding inosine-uridine preferring nucleoside hydrolase-like isoform X1 — MHSLDCKTEGWGWVFRKKIFQRDLGHHCKEHFSSHLMKVSCTPVNAFCCWGVCLSVCVSVCRRKGSALRFLSLTAVPAMEKKLLLVDVDAGVDDAAALMIALAAPNVEILGITCCFGNTEVENVCKNVLRVLKKCHHLQIPVYQGASSPLLNTMKNDYFYGTDGLGDVPDAEAPGLDRVQHEHAVAAMIRIISERPNQVTLVATGPLTNLALAVKMDPKFPKKIKNMSIMGGNMYSRGNIDICAEFNFAADPEAAYIVLNEYTCPTFITTWEFACLHAVPWEFYEKCTSQDSEKARFLKEIYAVTTEIQKRPIPKLRALYRKPGFVSCDSVAMAIAVDPNVVTESIFCPVSVELTGSHTRGMLVLDMDDALKKENKVSIAKELDMEKFKSLLLAALK, encoded by the exons ATGCACAGCCTGGATTGTAAGACGGAAGGTTGGGGGTGGGTTTTCCGAAAAAAAATCTTCCAGCGAGATCTAGGACATCACTGCAAAGAACACTTTTCCTCACACTTGATGAAAGTCTCCTGTACACCAGTGAATGCGTTTTGTTGTTGGGgggtgtgtctgtctgtctgcgtGTCTGTCTGTCGCCGTAAAGGCTCCGCCCTCCGGTTCTTATCTTTGACGGCAGTACCAGCAATGGAAAAGAAATTACTGTTGGTTGATGTGGATGCTGGCGTGGACGATGCTGCTGCCTTAATGATAGCCCTGGCGGCCCCGAATGTTGAGATCCTGGGGATCACGTGCTGTTTCGGGAATACTGAAGTGGAAAATGTGTGTAAAAATGTCCTTCGGGTGTTAAAAAAGTGCCACCATTTGCAG ATTCCAGTTTACCAGGGTGCTTCATCCCCTCTGCTTAATACAATGAAAAATGATTATTTCTATGGAACAGATGGCTTAGGGGATGTACCCGATGCTGAGGCTCCAGGACTGGACCGAGTACAGCATGAACATGCTGTGGCTGCCATGATCAGGATCATCAGTGAGAGGCCTAACCAG GTAACTCTGGTCGCCACTGGGCCTTTGACTAATCTAGCTCTGGCAGTGAAAATGGACCCCAAGTTtcctaagaaaattaaaaatatgtctATAATGGGAGGCAATATGTACT CAAGAGGAAACATTGATATCTGTGCAGAATTCAATTTCGCAGCAGACCCAGAGGCAGCTTACATCGTCTTAAATGAATATACTTGTCCGACTTTTATTACAACCTGGGAATTTGCATGTTTGCACGCTGTGCCTTGG gAGTTTTATGAGAAGTGTACTTCCCAGGACAGTGAAAAAGCCAGATTTTTGAAAGAAATCTATGCGGTCACCACAGAAATTCAAAAGCGCCCCATTCCCAAGTTAAGAGCTCTCTACCGGAAACCAGGATTTGTGTCCTGTGATTCCGTTGCCATGGCGATCGCGGTGGATCCGAACGTGGTCACGGAATCCATCTTCTGCCCTGTGTCGGTGGAGCTGACTGGCTCCCACACGCGGGGCATGCTGGTTTTGGACATGGACGATGCgctgaagaaagaaaacaaagtttcAATCGCAAAAGAGTTGGATATGGAAAAATTCAAAAGTCTGCTGCTCGCGGCTCTGAAATAg